Proteins co-encoded in one Halorussus vallis genomic window:
- a CDS encoding pyruvoyl-dependent arginine decarboxylase has product MSTIRVVWGTASGPTEMSSYDAALAEANVHNYNLVPVSSVIPANADVEAVGTAPDLGPAGERLTVVEARATRAGPGRVSAGLGWTESEEGPGLFYEAAGEADEADVAERVTAGLEAGRALREWTFVDEATRTVTAEADPGTYVTAVVLAVYGESDPIC; this is encoded by the coding sequence ATGAGCACGATTCGGGTCGTCTGGGGCACCGCGAGCGGCCCCACCGAGATGTCGTCGTACGACGCGGCGCTGGCCGAGGCGAACGTCCACAACTACAACCTCGTCCCCGTCTCGTCGGTGATTCCCGCGAACGCGGACGTGGAAGCGGTCGGGACCGCTCCGGACCTCGGTCCGGCGGGCGAGCGCCTGACCGTCGTGGAGGCCCGCGCGACCCGCGCCGGACCGGGTCGCGTCTCGGCCGGCCTCGGCTGGACCGAGAGCGAAGAGGGACCGGGACTGTTCTACGAGGCGGCGGGCGAGGCCGACGAGGCCGACGTCGCGGAGCGAGTGACCGCGGGCCTCGAGGCGGGCCGGGCGCTCCGCGAGTGGACCTTCGTCGACGAAGCCACCAGGACCGTGACCGCGGAGGCCGACCCGGGGACCTACGTCACGGCGGTGGTGCTGGCGGTCTACGGCGAGAGCGACCCGATCTGTTGA
- a CDS encoding outer membrane protein assembly factor BamB family protein, which produces MSDDQGVRLSRRSILAGTAALGLAGSSTALGRQFGDTATRDADTDTGGDAPVDSENGDWPLPDHDNGNTRFNAGASVPTGTLTEAWSESGVDGPPVVADGTLFLLRGDPTGPADGEADPMTLSAVDTKTWTRRWTRDLQPTTSYVLGAADGTVYANARDGDELRAFDATTGTELWSVAESRANLTATADAVLYESPSGVVCRSAEDGSVQWTYESESVASFVVANEAVYVAVADHPMPILSLEDGSTLTRDRHYHRDTTLVATENTLYFHRPGSLTAVERRKRDTGDTLWTHEFDRAITDRYEANELVAKDGTVYLVRGTEGEDNRNTIYAFDADTGDERWRTESENGYYPLVGAANGLYSVTMADRTIVRRDLDTGEVLSEREGPGGFVDHLVVTDDTVYVTDDGGTASSSHVHAYRADSEPGSGGGDESKGGQGDGSEDC; this is translated from the coding sequence ATGTCCGACGACCAAGGCGTGCGTCTCAGCCGTCGTTCGATCCTCGCCGGAACCGCCGCGCTCGGCCTGGCCGGGAGTTCGACCGCCCTCGGAAGGCAGTTCGGCGACACCGCCACCCGCGACGCCGACACCGACACCGGGGGCGACGCGCCGGTCGATTCCGAGAACGGAGACTGGCCGCTCCCCGACCACGACAACGGGAACACGAGGTTCAACGCGGGAGCGTCGGTTCCGACGGGGACGCTGACCGAAGCGTGGTCCGAGTCCGGCGTCGACGGTCCGCCGGTGGTCGCCGACGGCACGCTGTTCCTGTTGCGAGGCGACCCCACCGGTCCCGCCGACGGCGAGGCGGACCCGATGACGCTGTCGGCAGTCGACACGAAGACGTGGACTCGGCGGTGGACCCGGGACCTCCAGCCGACGACGAGCTACGTGCTCGGCGCGGCAGACGGAACCGTCTACGCCAACGCGAGGGACGGCGACGAACTGCGGGCGTTCGACGCCACGACCGGCACCGAACTGTGGTCCGTCGCGGAGAGCCGCGCGAATCTCACGGCGACCGCCGACGCGGTGCTGTACGAATCTCCCTCGGGGGTCGTCTGTCGCTCCGCCGAGGACGGGAGCGTCCAGTGGACCTACGAATCCGAGTCGGTCGCGTCGTTCGTCGTCGCGAACGAGGCGGTGTACGTCGCGGTGGCCGACCATCCGATGCCCATCCTGTCGCTCGAAGACGGAAGTACGCTGACTCGGGACCGTCACTACCATCGGGACACCACGCTGGTCGCGACGGAGAACACCCTGTACTTCCACCGACCGGGCTCCCTCACCGCCGTCGAGCGCAGGAAGCGCGACACCGGCGATACCCTGTGGACCCACGAGTTCGACAGGGCGATAACGGACCGGTACGAGGCCAACGAACTCGTGGCGAAAGACGGCACGGTGTACCTCGTCAGGGGCACGGAGGGCGAGGACAACCGGAACACCATCTACGCGTTCGACGCCGACACGGGCGACGAGCGGTGGCGCACGGAATCGGAGAACGGGTACTATCCGCTCGTCGGCGCGGCCAACGGACTGTACAGCGTCACGATGGCCGACCGCACCATCGTCCGGCGGGACCTGGACACCGGCGAGGTCCTCAGCGAGCGCGAAGGGCCGGGCGGATTCGTCGACCACCTCGTCGTCACCGACGACACCGTCTACGTCACCGACGACGGCGGAACGGCGTCGAGCAGCCACGTCCACGCGTACCGGGCGGATTCCGAACCCGGGTCGGGCGGAGGCGACGAATCGAAGGGCGGGCAAGGCGACGGGTCCGAAGACTGCTGA
- a CDS encoding DUF5817 domain-containing protein has protein sequence MYAVVGCSDCGALKILKGRPDTTQCPRCGKRRKYEKLKKFVQTDDEDHAREVRASMLANRQGEGETFAEMDSFEEMESQVDDAGIGDEEFLAASGIDTEEVAAAGERAEQGRAGGGQSRKDTVLAALRELDQPTEDEVVEFAGERGVPADYARKALDKLVRRGEVSESRGRYRLL, from the coding sequence ATGTACGCCGTCGTGGGGTGTAGCGACTGCGGGGCGCTCAAGATTCTGAAGGGCCGCCCCGACACCACGCAGTGTCCCCGGTGCGGCAAGCGCCGCAAGTACGAGAAGTTGAAGAAGTTCGTGCAGACCGACGACGAGGACCACGCCCGGGAGGTCCGGGCGTCGATGCTCGCCAACCGGCAGGGCGAGGGCGAGACGTTCGCCGAGATGGACTCCTTTGAGGAGATGGAGTCGCAGGTCGACGACGCGGGCATCGGCGACGAGGAGTTCCTCGCCGCCTCGGGTATCGACACCGAGGAGGTTGCGGCCGCCGGCGAGCGCGCCGAGCAAGGTCGGGCCGGCGGGGGTCAGAGCCGCAAGGATACCGTGCTGGCGGCGCTCCGGGAACTCGACCAGCCCACCGAGGACGAGGTGGTCGAGTTCGCCGGCGAGCGGGGCGTCCCGGCCGACTACGCCCGGAAGGCCCTCGACAAACTGGTGCGTCGGGGCGAGGTCAGCGAGAGTCGCGGGCGGTATCGACTGCTCTAA
- a CDS encoding DUF5811 family protein: MNGNTPYAGVPGTTRAGQRANADVPDLSPEQKRALRDSVASIAALTRDFLPDEYVVGSQVADGASGPKAQVSVQPPVGHPVSAGFQPEADDFDGEDLLSHEEGEVARGLAASAALQVKQVMGDDVTPTAR; the protein is encoded by the coding sequence ATGAACGGAAACACTCCCTACGCGGGCGTCCCCGGCACCACCCGGGCGGGCCAGCGCGCGAACGCCGACGTTCCGGACCTCTCCCCCGAACAGAAGCGGGCGCTGCGAGACAGCGTCGCGAGCATCGCCGCGCTGACCCGAGACTTCCTGCCCGACGAGTACGTCGTCGGGTCGCAGGTCGCCGACGGCGCGAGCGGACCGAAGGCGCAGGTGTCGGTCCAACCGCCGGTCGGCCACCCCGTCAGCGCCGGATTCCAACCCGAAGCCGACGACTTCGACGGCGAAGACTTGCTCAGTCACGAGGAAGGCGAGGTCGCCCGCGGACTCGCGGCCAGCGCCGCCCTCCAGGTCAAACAGGTCATGGGCGACGACGTGACGCCGACCGCGCGATAG
- the icd gene encoding isocitrate dehydrogenase (NADP(+)): MSHDYEKVEVPHDGEQITVGDDGELEVPDNPIVPIIHGDGIGKDVGPAAQKVLEASASATGRNIEWMRVYAGESARDKYDENLPDDTVEAIKQFKVAIKGPLTTPVGAGFRSLNVALRKTLDLYANVRPTYHIDGVPSPVKNPSAMDMVTFRENTEDVYAGIEWEAGTDEVQEVKEFVENEMGFDSTIHDGPVGIGVKPITEFGTKRLVREAIDYALENDRDSVTLVHKGNIMKFTEGAFRDWGYEVAEEEYAEETITEDTLWEEYDGEAPEGKLVVKDRIADNMLQQQLTRTSDYDIIATMNLNGDYMSDAAGAQIGGLGIAPGANFGETRCLAEPVHGSAPKHAGKDKANPTAMILSGRLMLEYMGWDDAEQLVHDAVEETISSGDVTYDLERQIEGGNKLSTSEFADAIVENIEKLS; this comes from the coding sequence ATGAGCCACGACTACGAGAAGGTCGAAGTCCCCCACGACGGGGAGCAGATCACGGTCGGCGACGACGGCGAACTCGAAGTTCCCGACAACCCCATCGTCCCCATCATCCACGGAGACGGTATTGGCAAGGACGTCGGTCCGGCGGCCCAGAAGGTGCTGGAAGCGTCGGCGAGCGCGACCGGGCGCAACATCGAGTGGATGCGCGTCTACGCCGGCGAGTCGGCCCGCGACAAGTACGACGAGAACCTCCCCGACGACACGGTCGAAGCCATCAAGCAGTTCAAGGTCGCCATCAAGGGTCCGCTCACGACGCCCGTCGGCGCCGGCTTCCGGTCGCTGAACGTCGCGCTCCGGAAGACGCTCGACCTCTACGCGAACGTCCGACCGACCTACCACATCGACGGCGTTCCCTCCCCGGTCAAGAACCCCTCCGCGATGGACATGGTCACGTTCCGAGAGAACACCGAGGACGTCTACGCCGGCATCGAGTGGGAGGCCGGCACCGACGAGGTCCAGGAGGTCAAGGAGTTCGTCGAGAACGAGATGGGCTTCGACAGCACCATCCACGACGGCCCGGTCGGCATCGGCGTCAAGCCCATCACGGAGTTCGGCACCAAGCGCCTCGTCCGCGAGGCCATCGACTACGCGCTGGAGAACGACCGCGACTCGGTAACCCTGGTCCACAAGGGTAACATCATGAAGTTCACCGAGGGCGCGTTCCGCGACTGGGGCTACGAGGTCGCCGAAGAGGAGTACGCCGAGGAGACCATCACCGAGGACACCCTCTGGGAGGAGTACGACGGTGAAGCCCCCGAGGGCAAACTGGTCGTCAAGGACCGCATCGCGGACAACATGCTCCAGCAGCAGCTGACCCGAACCTCGGACTACGACATCATCGCCACGATGAACCTTAACGGCGACTACATGTCCGACGCCGCGGGCGCCCAGATCGGCGGCCTCGGCATCGCGCCCGGCGCGAACTTCGGCGAAACCCGCTGTCTGGCGGAGCCGGTCCACGGCTCGGCCCCCAAGCACGCCGGCAAGGACAAGGCGAACCCGACCGCGATGATTCTCTCCGGTCGCCTGATGCTCGAGTACATGGGCTGGGACGACGCCGAACAGCTCGTCCACGACGCCGTCGAGGAAACCATCTCCAGCGGCGACGTTACCTACGACCTCGAACGCCAGATCGAGGGCGGCAACAAGCTCTCGACCAGCGAGTTCGCCGACGCCATCGTCGAGAACATCGAGAAGCTGTCGTAA
- the hmgA gene encoding hydroxymethylglutaryl-CoA reductase (NADPH) has product MTDASEPSDDSDPSDLAERVRSGELRLHELEEHVDAETAAAARRHLLEAETDANLDTVGDYALDAEQAAESAIENMVGAAQIPMGVAGPVNVAGGAADGEYYLPLATTEGALLASVNRGCSVIASSGGADARVTKTGMTRAPVFRVAGVAEAHEVVSWVEENDDRLREAAESTTNHGELLEVSPYVVGDSVFLRFVYDTKDAMGMNMVTIATREAAELVEAETPASLVAVSGNLCTDKKPAAINAVEGRGRSVTADVEIPRETVEDRLHTTPEAIEEANTRKNLVGSAKAGSLGFNAHAANVVAAAFLATGQDAAQVVEGANAITTVEAREDALYASVSLASLEVGTVGGGTKLPTQSEALDVLGLAGGGDPAGSNADALAEIIAVGALAGELSLLAALASRHLSSAHEDLGR; this is encoded by the coding sequence ATGACCGACGCTTCCGAGCCTTCGGACGATTCGGACCCGAGCGACCTCGCCGAACGGGTGCGGTCGGGCGAACTTCGACTCCACGAACTCGAAGAGCACGTCGACGCGGAGACCGCCGCGGCGGCCCGCCGCCACCTGCTCGAAGCCGAAACCGACGCCAACCTCGACACGGTCGGCGACTACGCGCTCGACGCCGAGCAGGCCGCCGAGTCGGCTATCGAGAACATGGTCGGGGCGGCGCAGATTCCGATGGGCGTCGCCGGACCCGTGAACGTCGCCGGCGGCGCGGCCGACGGCGAGTACTACCTCCCGTTGGCGACCACGGAGGGCGCGCTGCTGGCCAGCGTCAACCGCGGCTGTTCGGTCATCGCCTCGTCGGGCGGGGCCGACGCCCGCGTGACCAAGACCGGGATGACCCGCGCGCCCGTCTTCCGGGTCGCGGGCGTCGCCGAGGCCCACGAGGTCGTCTCGTGGGTGGAGGAGAACGACGACCGCCTCCGGGAGGCCGCCGAGTCGACGACCAACCACGGCGAACTGCTCGAAGTCTCGCCCTACGTCGTCGGCGACTCGGTGTTCCTGCGGTTCGTCTACGACACCAAGGACGCGATGGGGATGAACATGGTGACCATCGCGACCCGCGAAGCGGCCGAACTCGTCGAGGCCGAGACGCCCGCCTCGCTCGTCGCGGTTTCGGGCAACCTCTGTACCGACAAGAAACCGGCCGCCATCAACGCGGTGGAGGGTCGGGGTCGGAGCGTGACCGCGGACGTCGAGATTCCCCGAGAGACGGTCGAGGACCGCCTCCACACCACGCCCGAGGCCATCGAGGAGGCCAACACCCGCAAGAACCTGGTGGGGTCGGCGAAGGCCGGGAGCCTCGGCTTCAACGCCCACGCCGCGAACGTCGTCGCCGCGGCGTTCCTCGCCACCGGCCAGGACGCCGCGCAGGTCGTCGAGGGCGCCAACGCCATCACGACCGTCGAGGCCCGTGAAGACGCGCTCTACGCCAGCGTCAGCCTGGCGAGCCTCGAAGTGGGAACCGTCGGCGGCGGCACGAAGCTCCCCACCCAGTCCGAGGCCCTGGACGTGCTGGGACTGGCCGGTGGCGGCGACCCGGCCGGAAGCAACGCCGACGCGCTGGCGGAAATCATCGCGGTGGGCGCGCTCGCCGGGGAACTCTCGCTGCTGGCGGCGCTGGCCTCCCGGCACCTCTCGTCGGCCCACGAGGACCTGGGTCGATAG
- a CDS encoding cupin domain-containing protein: MERVSVTDREATEAVEGVHLSILAGGEKMNVQHFDIEPGAQVPEHSHPHEQTGYIFEGTLTFVVDGEEIDVTAGDSYAIPGDEAHAAENRGEIPVRGVDIFSPPRENPDWKD, encoded by the coding sequence ATGGAACGCGTCTCGGTCACCGACCGCGAAGCCACCGAAGCAGTCGAGGGCGTCCACCTCTCGATTCTGGCCGGCGGCGAGAAGATGAATGTCCAGCACTTCGACATCGAACCCGGCGCGCAAGTCCCCGAACACAGCCACCCCCACGAGCAGACGGGGTACATCTTCGAGGGCACCCTGACCTTCGTCGTCGACGGCGAGGAGATAGACGTCACCGCCGGCGACTCCTACGCGATTCCGGGCGACGAGGCCCACGCCGCGGAGAACCGCGGCGAGATTCCGGTTCGGGGCGTCGACATCTTCAGCCCGCCGCGCGAGAACCCCGACTGGAAGGACTAA
- a CDS encoding VOC family protein — protein MNAGTMPDDAAGLLDHVELYASDFEASVDFWGWFLDELGYETYQSWLDGRSWKRGPTYLVVVRAPEEYADEPYHRRRPGLNHLAFRAESREQVDELTEKLRERGRTVLYEDDHPYAGGEDHYAVYFEDPERIKAELVAPEREE, from the coding sequence ATGAACGCCGGAACTATGCCCGACGACGCCGCGGGACTGCTCGACCACGTCGAACTGTACGCCTCGGACTTCGAGGCCTCCGTCGACTTCTGGGGGTGGTTCCTCGACGAACTCGGCTACGAAACCTACCAGTCGTGGCTCGACGGTCGGTCGTGGAAGCGCGGGCCGACGTACCTCGTTGTCGTGCGCGCACCCGAGGAGTACGCCGACGAACCGTACCACCGGCGACGACCGGGACTGAACCATCTCGCGTTCCGGGCCGAATCGCGCGAGCAGGTCGACGAACTCACGGAGAAACTCCGCGAGCGCGGCCGGACCGTCCTCTACGAGGACGACCACCCCTACGCGGGCGGCGAGGACCACTACGCGGTCTACTTCGAGGACCCCGAGCGAATCAAGGCCGAACTGGTCGCGCCCGAGCGCGAGGAGTAG
- a CDS encoding CPBP family intramembrane glutamic endopeptidase: MEDRSAASVGVVLAGIALAAAALPWGDAVGAGPAENAVLALLGLSAFAAFSLRRHGLLGSNPGAALAGVASFAVVGYVVLALSGVVAGGGAGVSPWGIGLALVGGVGGVIAAYGDGRGISARVQKGLVATARSLVIGFSGLLAIAVWASVLVTLLAAVVPSVGTASRLAVSAVALGLGTATVASVYFRLADKTLAYLDFRKPTLRDLGYVVVGSVALFGLQMVVSIVFSQFGLSTASHSVEQTARGGNADILLLLIPASWLIIGPGEELLYRNIIQKSLYDTFGEWGAVLVASVVFSLAHVFAYAGGSSLFALFNTLVVIFFLSLVLGATYLLTENTTVSALIHGTFDAVVFAALWFRLSGASAAALFPW, from the coding sequence ATGGAAGACCGCTCGGCAGCGAGCGTCGGCGTCGTGCTCGCAGGAATCGCGCTCGCGGCGGCCGCGCTCCCGTGGGGCGACGCCGTCGGCGCCGGCCCCGCGGAGAACGCCGTCCTCGCGCTCCTGGGCCTGTCGGCGTTCGCCGCCTTCTCGCTCCGTCGCCACGGCCTGCTCGGATCGAACCCCGGCGCGGCCCTCGCCGGCGTCGCGAGTTTCGCCGTCGTCGGATACGTCGTCCTCGCGCTGTCCGGCGTCGTCGCCGGCGGGGGCGCCGGCGTCTCGCCGTGGGGAATCGGACTCGCACTGGTCGGCGGCGTCGGCGGCGTCATCGCGGCCTACGGCGACGGTCGGGGAATCTCGGCGCGAGTCCAGAAGGGGTTGGTCGCGACGGCCCGGAGCCTCGTCATCGGATTCTCGGGCCTGCTCGCCATCGCGGTCTGGGCCAGCGTGCTGGTGACGCTGCTCGCCGCGGTCGTTCCGTCGGTGGGGACGGCCTCCCGGCTCGCTGTCAGCGCGGTCGCGCTCGGACTCGGCACCGCCACGGTCGCGTCCGTCTACTTCCGGCTCGCCGACAAGACGCTTGCGTACCTCGACTTCCGGAAACCGACCCTGCGCGACCTGGGGTACGTGGTGGTCGGCTCCGTCGCGCTGTTCGGCCTGCAGATGGTGGTTTCGATCGTCTTCTCGCAGTTCGGCCTCTCGACCGCCAGTCACAGCGTCGAACAGACCGCCCGCGGCGGCAACGCCGACATCCTGCTGTTGCTCATCCCGGCGTCGTGGCTCATCATCGGCCCCGGCGAGGAGTTGCTCTACCGCAACATCATCCAGAAGTCGCTCTACGACACGTTCGGCGAGTGGGGCGCGGTGCTGGTCGCCAGCGTCGTCTTCTCGCTGGCCCACGTCTTCGCCTACGCGGGCGGGTCGAGTCTCTTCGCGCTGTTCAACACGCTGGTGGTCATCTTCTTCCTCTCGCTCGTCCTCGGCGCGACGTACCTCCTCACCGAGAACACCACCGTCTCGGCGCTCATCCACGGCACGTTCGACGCCGTGGTCTTCGCGGCGTTGTGGTTCCGCTTGTCCGGCGCGTCGGCGGCCGCCCTGTTCCCGTGGTGA
- a CDS encoding PRC-barrel domain-containing protein: MPEILAENLSGKAVMGSDGTELGMLYNITMDLKTGELADLVIEPDEQIDPESVEFGTDDQNRFQVPVKRVQAVKDYIVVQR; encoded by the coding sequence ATGCCGGAAATCCTCGCCGAAAACCTCTCGGGGAAGGCGGTCATGGGCTCGGACGGAACGGAGCTAGGGATGCTCTACAACATCACGATGGACCTCAAGACGGGCGAACTCGCCGACCTGGTAATCGAACCGGACGAACAGATAGACCCCGAATCCGTCGAGTTCGGCACGGACGACCAGAATCGATTTCAGGTCCCCGTCAAGCGTGTGCAGGCGGTCAAAGATTACATCGTCGTCCAGCGGTAA
- a CDS encoding CopG family transcriptional regulator gives MERRYSVTCEQDIAARIDALAREYDLTPQEVLHQLISVGLEEVDGDW, from the coding sequence ATGGAGCGTCGTTACTCCGTCACCTGCGAGCAGGACATCGCCGCGCGTATCGACGCGCTGGCCCGCGAGTACGACCTGACTCCCCAGGAAGTGCTGCACCAGCTCATCTCGGTCGGCCTCGAGGAAGTGGACGGCGACTGGTGA
- the infB gene encoding translation initiation factor IF-2, whose protein sequence is MSDTDARENEQGLRTPIVAVLGHVDHGKTSLLDKIRGSTVIEGEAGAITQHIGATAIPLDIVSKVAGSLVNPDDFDLPGLLFIDTPGHHSFTTLRSRGGALADIAILVVDVNDGFQPQTLEAISILKNSQTPFVVAANKIDTTPGWNPHEDAPIQQTYEAQSDRARSMLDENLYEIIGELSDEGFSADMYWRVQDFRGNIGVVPVSAETGEGVPDLLTVLMGLAQRYMKEDMAIDVTGPGAGTVLEVKEEKGFGTTLDVVLYDGTVREDETIVVGGKNDPIVTDVRALLKPRPLAEIRTEDRFEKVSEIAAASGVKIAAPDLDDAMAGAPVRVVRNRDIDDVIAEVREELSEIEVEAQEQGVVVKADTLGSLEAIANALAEAEIPIMRAEVGDVAPRDVSVASTAEEDKHETILAFNVDVLADAEQQAEESGVKLFESDVIYQLIEEYEEYVEEMERAQQETVLDNITRPSRFQILPDHTFRQNDPAVVGVEVLSGTLRNNSFVAKFEGNEPTRVGQVKGIQEQGEDVDEARRGDRVSVAIDGPTVGRQIEEGDELWTELPEKHAKILEQELADDIPADELESLQMYLDKQRKRDPFWGK, encoded by the coding sequence ATGTCTGACACCGATGCACGCGAGAACGAACAAGGTCTCCGAACGCCCATCGTCGCGGTGCTCGGACACGTAGACCACGGCAAGACTAGCCTACTGGACAAAATTCGCGGTTCGACGGTCATCGAGGGGGAGGCGGGCGCCATCACCCAGCACATCGGCGCGACCGCCATCCCCCTCGACATCGTCTCGAAGGTCGCGGGGAGCCTGGTCAACCCAGACGACTTCGACTTACCCGGCCTGCTGTTCATCGACACGCCGGGCCACCACTCCTTCACGACCCTGCGCTCGCGGGGCGGCGCGCTGGCCGACATCGCCATCCTGGTCGTCGACGTCAACGACGGCTTCCAGCCCCAGACGCTCGAAGCCATCAGCATCCTCAAGAACTCCCAGACGCCGTTCGTGGTGGCGGCGAACAAGATAGACACGACGCCCGGGTGGAACCCCCACGAGGACGCCCCCATCCAGCAGACCTACGAGGCACAGAGCGACCGCGCCCGCTCGATGCTCGACGAGAACCTCTACGAGATCATCGGCGAACTCAGCGACGAAGGGTTCTCCGCGGACATGTACTGGCGGGTTCAGGACTTCCGGGGTAACATCGGCGTCGTCCCCGTCAGCGCCGAAACCGGCGAGGGCGTCCCCGACCTGCTGACGGTGCTGATGGGCCTGGCCCAGCGCTACATGAAAGAGGACATGGCCATCGACGTGACCGGCCCGGGCGCCGGCACCGTCCTCGAAGTCAAGGAGGAGAAGGGCTTCGGCACCACCCTCGACGTGGTGCTGTACGACGGCACCGTCCGCGAGGACGAGACCATCGTGGTCGGCGGCAAGAACGACCCCATCGTCACCGACGTCCGCGCGCTCCTCAAGCCCCGACCGCTCGCCGAGATCCGGACCGAAGACCGCTTCGAGAAGGTGTCCGAGATTGCGGCCGCCTCCGGGGTGAAGATCGCCGCGCCCGACCTCGACGACGCGATGGCGGGCGCGCCGGTCCGGGTCGTCCGGAACCGCGACATCGACGACGTCATCGCGGAGGTGCGCGAGGAACTCTCCGAAATCGAAGTCGAGGCCCAGGAGCAGGGGGTCGTCGTCAAGGCCGACACCCTCGGGAGCCTGGAGGCCATCGCCAACGCCCTCGCCGAAGCCGAGATTCCCATCATGCGCGCGGAGGTCGGCGACGTGGCGCCCCGAGACGTGAGCGTCGCCTCCACCGCCGAGGAGGACAAACACGAGACGATTCTGGCGTTCAACGTCGACGTGCTGGCCGACGCCGAGCAGCAGGCCGAAGAGAGCGGCGTGAAACTGTTCGAGAGCGACGTCATCTACCAACTCATCGAGGAGTACGAGGAGTACGTCGAGGAGATGGAGCGCGCCCAGCAGGAGACGGTGCTCGACAACATCACCCGGCCCTCCCGCTTCCAGATACTCCCCGACCACACCTTCCGCCAGAACGACCCCGCGGTCGTCGGCGTCGAGGTGCTCTCGGGGACGCTCCGGAACAACAGCTTCGTCGCCAAGTTCGAGGGCAACGAACCGACCCGCGTCGGCCAGGTCAAGGGCATCCAGGAGCAGGGCGAGGACGTCGACGAGGCCCGGCGGGGCGACCGGGTGAGCGTCGCCATCGACGGGCCGACGGTCGGCCGACAGATCGAGGAGGGCGACGAACTCTGGACCGAACTCCCCGAGAAGCACGCCAAGATTCTCGAACAGGAACTGGCCGATGACATCCCGGCGGACGAACTCGAATCGCTCCAGATGTACCTCGACAAACAGCGCAAGCGCGACCCCTTCTGGGGGAAGTGA
- a CDS encoding NOB1 family endonuclease, which produces MYVLDSSAFINEYHTQQDTATIPMVREELEDESAYRFDAMEGSGMHIHIPRDDAVDQVRRAAGETGDLAELSDTDVRLVAAAFELDATLVTDDYAMQNVAEHMDVTVEVIAQDGIAEQRDWKFQCQGCGREFDENKDRCPICGSELSRKNPS; this is translated from the coding sequence ATGTACGTTCTAGACTCCTCCGCGTTCATCAACGAGTATCACACCCAGCAGGACACCGCGACCATCCCGATGGTGCGCGAGGAACTCGAAGACGAGAGCGCCTATCGGTTCGACGCGATGGAAGGGTCGGGGATGCACATCCACATCCCCCGCGACGACGCCGTCGACCAGGTGCGCCGGGCCGCCGGCGAAACCGGCGACCTGGCCGAACTCTCGGACACCGACGTTCGACTCGTCGCCGCCGCCTTCGAACTGGACGCCACGCTCGTCACCGACGACTACGCGATGCAGAACGTCGCCGAGCACATGGACGTGACCGTCGAGGTCATCGCCCAGGACGGTATCGCCGAACAGCGCGACTGGAAGTTCCAGTGCCAGGGCTGCGGCCGGGAGTTCGACGAGAACAAGGACCGGTGCCCCATCTGCGGCAGCGAACTCAGCAGAAAGAACCCGTCGTAG